The Manihot esculenta cultivar AM560-2 chromosome 1, M.esculenta_v8, whole genome shotgun sequence genome has a window encoding:
- the LOC110617495 gene encoding PRA1 family protein F2: protein MSAPSRAPLGSLPSIANPPTLVSRATNTASTTFFATRRPWRELIQFSSFTRPYSFGEAILRIKRNLVYFRVNYTMIILFILFLSLLWHPLSMIVFLIVFVAWFFLYFFRSEPIVVFHRTIDDRVVLSVLAVVTIVALVLTDVWLNVLVSILIGFAIVVLHAAIRGDLYLDEQDMGDGGLFSVVGSPTRTDYSRVPGFSSA, encoded by the coding sequence ATGTCTGCACCTTCTCGCGCCCCCTTGGGCTCTCTACCCTCGATCGCTAACCCTCCCACCTTAGTCTCTCGCGCCACCAACACCGCCTCTACCACTTTCTTCGCTACCCGCCGACCATGGCGCGAGCTCATCCAGTTCTCTTCCTTCACGCGCCCTTACTCCTTCGGCGAAGCTATCCTTCGCATAAAGCGCAACCTTGTATACTTCCGCGTGAATTATACGATGATCATTCTCTTTATTCTCTTTCTTAGCCTTCTATGGCATCCATTATCCATGATTGTCTTCTTAATTGTCTTCGTAGCTTGGTTTTTCCTCTACTTCTTCCGCTCCGAGCCGATCGTTGTTTTCCACCGCACAATTGATGATCGTGTGGTGCTGAGCGTCCTGGCGGTTGTCACTATTGTAGCCTTGGTTCTCACTGACGTCTGGTTGAACGTCTTGGTTTCCATCTTGATTGGGTTTGCAATTGTTGTCTTACATGCTGCAATTAGAGGCGATTTGTACTTGGACGAGCAAGATATGGGAGATGGTGGGCTGTTTTCGGTTGTGGGGAGCCCTACGAGAACTGATTACTCTCGCGTTCCAGGTTTTTCCTCAGCCTAG
- the LOC110620167 gene encoding E3 ubiquitin protein ligase DRIP2 has translation MANQFVKVKRETIASCMTCPLCNKLLKDATTISECLHTFCRKCIYHKISDEGVDCCPICNIDLGCVPLEKLRPDHNLQDVRAKIFPFKRRKVEAPEVIPSVVLPVRRKERSLSSLVVCTPKVSTQVTTTRRRTKPVPRKATASRVSSFPIEKLIKKKEDAAKDCLENSSSPETINKFNQHLRQNSSSAKASQPALNNEADNGAELWDGKSDLWQPLNCLVEVANRTKSSKSSSQVSDAKFESNHDPDNETRVCKTKYRENKGKSEVEDDKSNNNTVPSESKGPKRLRRIRRKKASNFGYPGISSQAVLDSASANHEKRTGPVWFSLVASEDQEGDAPLPQIPANYLRIKDGNLPVSFIQKYLMKKFDLASEDEIEIKFIGQTVVPTLSLYNLVDLWIQTASTSERVPASIGSSAKDFVMVLAYARKVPDPE, from the exons CACTACCATATCGGAATGTCTTCATACGT TCTGCAGGAAATGCATATATCATAAGATATCAGACGAAGGAGTAGATTGCTGTCCCATATGCAATATCGATCTTGGATGTGTTCCATTGGAAAAATTAAG GCCAGACCACAATTTGCAAGACGTAAGGGCCAAGATTTTCCCATtcaaaagaagaaaagtagaGGCACCTGAAGTCATACCCTCAGTTGTATTACCTGTTAGAAGGAAGGAAAGATCACTTTCATCATTGGTGGTCTGCACTCCCAAAGTATCAACACAGGTTACAACAACCAGAAGAAGAACAAAACCTGTTCCCAGAAAGGCTACTGCCTCACGAGTTTCCAGTTTTCCTATTGAGAAACTTATTAAAAAGAAGGAAGATGCTGCAAAAGACTGTTTAGAGAATTCAAGTTCTCCTGAAACCATAAATAAGTTCAATCAGCATCTAAGGCAG AATTCTTCCTCTGCCAAGGCTAGCCAGCCTGCTCTGAATAATGAGGCAGATAATGGTGCTGAATTATGGGATGGGAAATCAGATCTCTGGCAACCATTGAATTGTTTGGTGGAAGTTGCAAATAGGACAAAGTCTTCCAAATCTTCTTCACAAGTTTCTGATGCTAAATTTGAATCTAATCATGATCCTGACAATGAAACTCGTGTGTGTAAGACCAAATATAGGGAAAACAAAGGCAAATCAGAAGTAGAGGATGACAAGAGTAACAATAATACAGTGCCTTCTGAGTCGAAAGGCCCCAAAAGGTTGCGCAGGATTCGTCGAAAAAAGGCTTCTAATTTTGGATATCCTGGCATTTCATCCCAAGCTGTGCTGGATTCTGCCAGTGCAAATCATGAGAAAAGAACTGGTCCAGTTTGGTTTTCACTTGTAGCTTCTGAGGACCA GGAAGGAGATGCACCCCTGCCACAAATTCCCGCAAATTACTTGAGGATAAA GGATGGAAATTTACCTGTTTCTTTTATCCAGAAGTACCTGATGAAGAAATTTGACCTTGCTAGTGAAGATGAG ATTGAGATTAAATTTATTGGACAAACAGTAGTCCCCACACTATCGTTGTACAATTTAGTTGATCTATGGATACAGACAGCATCAACGTCAGAACGAGTACCAGCATCCATTGGCTCCTCAGCAAAGGATTTTGTAATGGTGCTAGCCTATGCTCGCAAGGTCCCAGACCCTGAATAA